The following proteins come from a genomic window of Lolium rigidum isolate FL_2022 chromosome 5, APGP_CSIRO_Lrig_0.1, whole genome shotgun sequence:
- the LOC124653222 gene encoding uncharacterized protein LOC124653222 isoform X2, with the protein MELIESGLAEMEIYLGGESSAKTRSTKKNITKPRRFGLTRTGMPKTDRLPPQIRKTDEHRGEVQEPAPPTEEQEEDDAAPPTEEQEVEDYRKFWERCFGRRHGSYDAETSLAPMYCATGTIPPDALPDSSLQFFSIKVTDLSGLSWPLQVHGFVAARDSVDRRRNYLLRCSRDNCQTLTEKDPFLRLTGPSRAVLMIDPVAIEVQLKVKTTEESEDDEVLALACFKFRETYPLIDGLRACIPRQRCMLEFALAVLGSSVETTVGVRLVDGSWPDQCAGLIVCNTDKVKEGRMVLLDFKDGKLPTKSDGTVELSRRIVSVSYPAGKLFVSVEASRYGFSAQDTVNFGMKRSGTSTCTCDLVFCKMEVTVTWGNSIWIPGPNALASSTNHLCPG; encoded by the exons ATGGAGCTGATCGAGAGCGGGCTGGCGGAGATGGAGATCTACTTGGGCGGCGAGTCCAGCGCAAAGACGAGGTCGACGAAGAAGAACATCACAAAGCCGCGGCGATTTGGCCTGACGCGCACCGGGATGCCCAAGACAGATCGGCTCCCACCTCAGATCCGGAAGACGGATGAGCACAGAGGGGAGGTGCA GGAGCCGGCTCCTCCTacagaggagcaggaggaggatgaCGCAGCTCCTCCTACAGAGGAGCAAGAGGTTGAGGACTACCGCAAATTCTGGGAGAGGTGTTTCGGCCGCCGCCACGGTTCCTACGACGCCGAAA CTTCTCTTGCTCCCATGTACTGTGCAACAGGAACCATCCCACCAGATGCTCTCCCGGATAGTTCCTTGCAGTTCTTCTCCATCAAAGTCACCGACCTATCTGGTCTGAGCTGGCCACTTCAGGTTCATGGCTTTGTTGCTGCCAGGGACTCAGTAGATCGTAGGCGCAACTATCTCCTCAGATGCTCCAGGGATAACTGCCAAACACTCACTGAAAAG GATCCATTCTTGCGTTTAACGGGCCCGTCTCGCGCGGTTCTGATGATTGACCCAGTTGCGATAGAGGTTCAACTAAAAGTAAAGACTACAGAAGAGTCTGAAGATGATGAAGTCTTGGCTCTCGCTTGTTTTAAGTTCCGTGAAACTTATCCTTTGATAGATGGGCTCCGTGCATGTATCCCCCGCCAGCGCTGCATGCTTGAGTTTGCTTTGGCGGTGCTGGGTAGTTCGGTGGAGACTACCGTGGGTGTCCGACTCGTCGATGGGTCGTGGCCGGATCAGTGTGCAGGGCTGATTGTTTGCAACACCGACAAAGTAAAAGAAGGGAGGATGGTGCTGCTTGATTTTAAGGATGGAAAGCTGCCAACCAAGTCAGATGGTACAGTTGAGCTCTCAAGGCGTATTGTTTCTGTCAGCTACCCAGCGGGGAAACTGTTTGTTTCTGTGGAGGCCTCTCGGTACGGGTTTTCTGCACAGGATACAGTCAACTTCGGGATGAAACGGTCGGGCACAAGTACTTGCACATGTGATCTCGTTTTCTGCAAGATGGAAGTGACTGTTACTTGGGGAAACTCAATTTGGATCCCGGGTCCAAATGCTCTCGCTAGTTCGACCAATCATTTGTGTCCAGGTTGA
- the LOC124653222 gene encoding uncharacterized protein LOC124653222 isoform X1 — MELIESGLAEMEIYLGGESSAKTRSTKKNITKPRRFGLTRTGMPKTDRLPPQIRKTDEHRGEVQELAPPTEEKRAVEPAPPTEEQEEDDAAPPTEEQEVEDYRKFWERCFGRRHGSYDAETSLAPMYCATGTIPPDALPDSSLQFFSIKVTDLSGLSWPLQVHGFVAARDSVDRRRNYLLRCSRDNCQTLTEKDPFLRLTGPSRAVLMIDPVAIEVQLKVKTTEESEDDEVLALACFKFRETYPLIDGLRACIPRQRCMLEFALAVLGSSVETTVGVRLVDGSWPDQCAGLIVCNTDKVKEGRMVLLDFKDGKLPTKSDGTVELSRRIVSVSYPAGKLFVSVEASRYGFSAQDTVNFGMKRSGTSTCTCDLVFCKMEVTVTWGNSIWIPGPNALASSTNHLCPG, encoded by the exons ATGGAGCTGATCGAGAGCGGGCTGGCGGAGATGGAGATCTACTTGGGCGGCGAGTCCAGCGCAAAGACGAGGTCGACGAAGAAGAACATCACAAAGCCGCGGCGATTTGGCCTGACGCGCACCGGGATGCCCAAGACAGATCGGCTCCCACCTCAGATCCGGAAGACGGATGAGCACAGAGGGGAGGTGCAGGAGCTGGCTCCTCCTACAGAGGAGAAGCGGGCGGTGGAGCCGGCTCCTCCTacagaggagcaggaggaggatgaCGCAGCTCCTCCTACAGAGGAGCAAGAGGTTGAGGACTACCGCAAATTCTGGGAGAGGTGTTTCGGCCGCCGCCACGGTTCCTACGACGCCGAAA CTTCTCTTGCTCCCATGTACTGTGCAACAGGAACCATCCCACCAGATGCTCTCCCGGATAGTTCCTTGCAGTTCTTCTCCATCAAAGTCACCGACCTATCTGGTCTGAGCTGGCCACTTCAGGTTCATGGCTTTGTTGCTGCCAGGGACTCAGTAGATCGTAGGCGCAACTATCTCCTCAGATGCTCCAGGGATAACTGCCAAACACTCACTGAAAAG GATCCATTCTTGCGTTTAACGGGCCCGTCTCGCGCGGTTCTGATGATTGACCCAGTTGCGATAGAGGTTCAACTAAAAGTAAAGACTACAGAAGAGTCTGAAGATGATGAAGTCTTGGCTCTCGCTTGTTTTAAGTTCCGTGAAACTTATCCTTTGATAGATGGGCTCCGTGCATGTATCCCCCGCCAGCGCTGCATGCTTGAGTTTGCTTTGGCGGTGCTGGGTAGTTCGGTGGAGACTACCGTGGGTGTCCGACTCGTCGATGGGTCGTGGCCGGATCAGTGTGCAGGGCTGATTGTTTGCAACACCGACAAAGTAAAAGAAGGGAGGATGGTGCTGCTTGATTTTAAGGATGGAAAGCTGCCAACCAAGTCAGATGGTACAGTTGAGCTCTCAAGGCGTATTGTTTCTGTCAGCTACCCAGCGGGGAAACTGTTTGTTTCTGTGGAGGCCTCTCGGTACGGGTTTTCTGCACAGGATACAGTCAACTTCGGGATGAAACGGTCGGGCACAAGTACTTGCACATGTGATCTCGTTTTCTGCAAGATGGAAGTGACTGTTACTTGGGGAAACTCAATTTGGATCCCGGGTCCAAATGCTCTCGCTAGTTCGACCAATCATTTGTGTCCAGGTTGA